CGACAAACGCAGAACGCACTACAAAGCGGAATTACCTAATGTGTCTATTTGTCCCGTTACACAAACACCTCATTTGTGGCATCGCGCCTATGTAGTAGATGGCGACTTGTACTACAAAGGGAAAAAAATGATTGAGAATTACGAAAAATCTGCCAAAGCAGAACAGAACTAAAAACTGAATTTTTTATTCTTTCTTAATCTCAATACAGATATAAAAAGCGAGAAGCAGGAATTTTGAACAGCCCTGAAAGGTTGCGAAATACTTGACTTCTTGCTTCTTTTTTTGCAGTATATCTTCGGTTGCTGCTTATTTTTTGTGTTTTTTTTATATAGATACTCATGTCTTTCAATGCGTAGATCAGTGCGTTAGGAGCTTATGTTCCCGAAACTATTTTGAGCAATGCCGATTTGGAAAAAATAGTGGATACCGACAGCGAATGGATTTTTTCGCGTACCGGCATTTTGGAACGGCGCATATTAAAAGGCGAAGGATTGGCAACTTCGGATATGGCTGCCAAAGCAGTTGCTGACTTGCTGCGCAAACGCGGCATCGCCGCCACCGAAATAGATGCCCTCATTTGTGCTACCGTTACACCCGATATGCAATTTCCGGCTACTGCCAATATTATATGCGATAAAGTCGGCTGCGGACATATTGTGAGTTTTGATATTGCGGCGGCGTGTTCGGGCTTTTTATTTGCCCTTGAAACAGCAACCCAACTCATCAAAGCCGGAAAATACAAAAAAGTAGTGGTAGTGGGTGCAGATAAGATGTCCTCTATTGTTGATTATCAAGACCGCAGCACCTGTATTTTGTTTGGTGATGCCGCCGCCGCCGTACTCCTCGAACCCACCCACGAAAACATAGGAATTTTAGACAGCATCTCGCGCTCTGATGGCAGTGGACGCGTATTTTTGCACCAAAAAGCCGGCGGCTCTGCCAAACCCGCCAGCCACGCCACCGTAGATGCCCGCGAACATTATGTGTATCAAGAAGGAAAAAATGTATTCAAATTTGCGGTAACACGCATGGCTGATGTGTCGGCAGAAATCATGGAGCGCAACCAACTCGGCAGCGAAGAGGTATCTTGGTTAGTGCCGCATCAAGCCAATATGCGCATTATCGAAGCCACTGCCCACCGCATGGGACTTTCAATAGAAAAAGTGATGGTCAATATCCATAAATACGGCAATACTACGGCAGCCACTATCCCTTTGTGCCTCTACGAATGGGAACAACAACTCCACAAAGGCGACAATATTATTTTGGCTTCTTTCGGAGGTGGTTTTACGTGGGGTTCTACTTATGTAAAATGGGGATATGATACGCCTGCTTAACGCAATATAAATATTTTTCGCTCACAGGTATCGGCAAAAGAGTAGCTAATTTTTTTATCCTATCAATTGTGTAAATAAATCGCCTTTATCGTTGAGGTAGCGATATGGGATTTGTTTTTCTTCTAACTTGCTGATGAGTACTTCAAAATCATCGCGTTCTTTGAGTTCTATGCCCACCACTGCCGGTCCCAACTCGCGGTTGTTCTTTTTGGCAAACTGAAAATAAGTAATATCGTCATCGCTGCCCAGCACTTCATTTACAAACTCGCGAAAAGCACCCGGACGCTGCGGAAATTCAATAATAAAATAATGTTTTAATCCTTCAAACAGCAAAGAACGCTCTTTGATTTCTTCGGTGCGCAAAATGTCGTTGTTGCTGCCACTTACTATACATACTACATTTTTACCTGCAATCTGCTCTTTGTAATAGTCCAATGCCGCAATGCTCAACGCTCCGGCAGGCTCTACGACCATCGCCTCTTCGTTGTAAAGGCGTAAAATACAAGTACACACCTTTCCTTCGGGTACTAAAATCACATCGTCCAAAGTGTGGCGGCATATTTCAAAAGTAAGGTCGCCCACACGTTTCACTGCTGCGCCGTCCACAAATTTATCTATTTTTTCCAAAGGCGTATTGATGCCGTTTTCTATGGAAACTTTCATAGCAGGTGCGCCCAAAGGCTCTACGCCGATAATTTTGGTAGTGGGGCTGAGTTTTTTGAACACGGTAGCCACACCCGAAGCCAAGCCGCCGCCGCCGATGGGAATAAAAATATAATCAATAGGAACCGTGGCATCATTGAGAATTTCCAACGCCGCCGTACCCTGTCCCGCAATCACTTTTTCGTCATCAAAAGGGTGCACAAAAATTTTTCCGCTTTCTTGAGCATCGTGTACTGCCTGTTGATAGGCATCATCAAAGGTATCGCCGATGAGTACAATTTCTACAAACGATTTTCCGAATAATTTTACTTGTTTTATTTTTTGTTGAGGCGTGGTTTTGGGCATATAAATTTTGCCATGAATATGCAATAAATTACACGAATATGCCACTCCCTGTGCGTGGTTGCCTGCGCTGGCACATACCACCCCTTTGGCGCGTTCTTCGGCATTAAAAGCAATCATTTTATTATAAGCCCCCCGAATTTTGTAGGAGCGCACCACCTGTAAATCTTCTCTTTTAAAATAAATATTTGCTTGCTGCTCCTCCGAAAAATTAGCATTGTAGCTCAGAGGTGTTTGAGAAATAACCTTTTTTAAAAGTTGTCCGGCTTTGATGATTTCTTCAAATAAATTCGTAGACATAGCTTATAAAAAATGAGAACCTGCTGTATTGAAATAAAAGATGCCCAAAAGTACATAAAAATCTTACTGTACAGCACAATATTTCCAGAACAAAAAAATAGTATTTGTCTGATTCTTTATCAGCCAAGCAAATCTATAAAAAATGAGCAAATTATATGAAGTATCATTGTCAAAACCATAAATAACT
The window above is part of the Sphingobacteriales bacterium genome. Proteins encoded here:
- the ilvA gene encoding threonine ammonia-lyase IlvA, with protein sequence MSTNLFEEIIKAGQLLKKVISQTPLSYNANFSEEQQANIYFKREDLQVVRSYKIRGAYNKMIAFNAEERAKGVVCASAGNHAQGVAYSCNLLHIHGKIYMPKTTPQQKIKQVKLFGKSFVEIVLIGDTFDDAYQQAVHDAQESGKIFVHPFDDEKVIAGQGTAALEILNDATVPIDYIFIPIGGGGLASGVATVFKKLSPTTKIIGVEPLGAPAMKVSIENGINTPLEKIDKFVDGAAVKRVGDLTFEICRHTLDDVILVPEGKVCTCILRLYNEEAMVVEPAGALSIAALDYYKEQIAGKNVVCIVSGSNNDILRTEEIKERSLLFEGLKHYFIIEFPQRPGAFREFVNEVLGSDDDITYFQFAKKNNRELGPAVVGIELKERDDFEVLISKLEEKQIPYRYLNDKGDLFTQLIG
- the rpmF gene encoding 50S ribosomal protein L32, with product MPHPKRRHSVVRRDKRRTHYKAELPNVSICPVTQTPHLWHRAYVVDGDLYYKGKKMIENYEKSAKAEQN